Proteins found in one Triticum aestivum cultivar Chinese Spring chromosome 4D, IWGSC CS RefSeq v2.1, whole genome shotgun sequence genomic segment:
- the LOC123100738 gene encoding heat stress transcription factor C-2a-like: MSSGGGIGCSGSGDGDGGMVAPFVAKTYAMVDDPATDAVVAWGPASNSFVVADPFAFSRALLPAHFKHANFSSFVRQLNTYGFRKVDPDRWEFAHACFLRGQTHLLPRIVRRRSGGKRGKEDADEEDEDISSKMLAMEVVRLKEEQRATEDRLAAMWRRVQDAERRPKLMLAFLLKVVGDPDVLRRLVGNSSSGGVLFPGEGAEAKRRRLLLDGEGQVSKKKMRVDGDGLLCGINRQDAFVREPRVDFTGFYTGGDGFSEVPVDDPPYAFPMDGGY, from the coding sequence atgagcagcggcggcggcattGGGTGCTCGGGGAGCGGTGACGGCGACGGTGGCATGGTGGCGCCGTTCGTGGCCAAGACGTACGCGATGGTGGACGACCCGGCGACCGACGCCGTGGTCGCGTGGGGGCCGGCCAGCAACAGCTTCGTCGTCGCCGACCCCTTCGCCTTCTCGCGCGCGCTGCTCCCGGCCCACTTCAAGCACGCCAACTTCTCCAGCTTCGTCCGGCAGCtcaacacctacggcttccgcaaGGTGGACCCGGACCGCTGGGAGTTCGCGCACGCCTGCTTCCTCCGCGGCCAGACGCACCTCCTGCCCCGCATCGTCCGGCGCCGGAGCGGCGGCAAGCGTGGCAAGGAAGACGCCGACGAGGAGGATGAAGACATCAGCAGCAAGATGCTAGCCATGGAGGTGGTCCGGCTGAAGGAGGAGCAGAGGGCCACCGAGGACCGCTTGGCGGCGATGTGGCGTCGGGTGCAGGACGCCGAGCGCCGGCCCAAGCTGATGCTCGCCTTCCTCCTCAAGGTCGTCGGAGACCCCGACGTGCTGCGCCGCCTCGTAGGCAACTCGAGCAGCGGCGGCGTATTATTCCCCGGCGAGGGCGCAGAGGCCAAAAGACGGCGGCTGCTTCTCGACGGGGAAGGCCAGGTGAGCAAGAAGAAGATGCGCGTCGACGGCGACGGGCTGTTGTGCGGCATCAACCGGCAGGACGCCTTCGTGCGGGAACCCAGGGTCGACTTCACTGGTTTCTACACCGGAGGCGACGGGTTTAGCGAGGTGCCGGTGGACGACCCGCCGTACGCTTTCCCCATGGACGGCGGCTACTGA